The proteins below are encoded in one region of Dama dama isolate Ldn47 chromosome 21, ASM3311817v1, whole genome shotgun sequence:
- the LOC133042868 gene encoding LOW QUALITY PROTEIN: acyl-CoA 6-desaturase-like (The sequence of the model RefSeq protein was modified relative to this genomic sequence to represent the inferred CDS: inserted 2 bases in 1 codon), translating into MSLRSEIVLHRSLLILRNLSALGHPVSRQHGEDGEPGRGGATELEALMPTFCWEEIQKHNLHTDKWLVIDRKVYNVTKWSSQHPGSQRVIGHYAGEDAMDAFLAFHGNLDFVCKLMKPLLIRELAAEEPSQDRGKNFQITDDFRALRKTAEDMNLFKSNQFFFLLHLAHIISMESIGWFTIFYFGNSWIPTIITAFLLATSQAQAGWLQHDYGHLSVYKKSMWNHIVHKFIIGHLKGASANWWNHRHFHHHXPNVFHKDPDVNMLHVFVLGEWHPIAYNKKTLKCLPYSHQHEYFFLIGPPLLIPLYFHYQTIMTVIVCRDWVDLAWAISYYTRFFITCIPFCGVLGAILFLNFIRFLESHWFVWVTQMNRIVMEIDREPYCDWFSSRLAATCNVVQSFFSDWLSGHLNFQIEHHLFLTMPWHNLHKIAPLVRSLCAKHGIEYQEKPLLRALQDIIGSLRKSGQLWLDAYLHK; encoded by the exons TGCACTGGGCCACCCGGTCAGCAGGCAGCATGGGGAAGACGGAGAACCAGGGCGAGGGGGGGCCACCGAGCTTGAGGCGCTGATGCCTACCTTCTGCTGGGAGGAGATTCAGAAGCACAACCTGCACACCGATAAGTGGCTGGTCATCGATCGCAAGGTCTACAACGTCACCAAATGGTCCAGCCAGCACCCAGGAAGCCAGCGAGTCATCGGGCACTACGCTGGGGAAGATGCTATGGACGCCTTCCTGGCCTTCCACGGCAACCTTGATTTTGTGTGCAAGCTCATGAAGCCCCTGTTAATTCGCGAGCTGGCCGCTGAGGAGCCAAGCCAGGACCGCGGCAAGAATTTCCAGATCACCGACGACTTCCGGGCCCTGAGGAAGACCGCTGAGGACATGAACTTGTTCAAGAGTAACCagttcttcttccttctccacctggCCCACATTATCTCCATGGAGAGCATCGGCTGGTTCACTATCTTCTACTTTGGCAACAGCTGGATTCCAACCATCATTACGGCCTTCCTCCTTGCTACCTCTCAGGCCCAGGCTGGATGGCTGCAACACGATTACGGCCACCTCTCTGtttacaagaagtccatgtggaacCATATCGTACACAAGTTCATCATCGGTCACTTAAAGGGTGCCTCTGCCAACTGGTGGAACCATCGCCACTTCCATCACCA GCCAAACGTGTTCCACAAGGATCCGGATGTGAACATGCTGCATGTGTTTGTCCTGGGCGAGTGGCATCCCATTGCGTACAACAAGAAGACGCTGAAATGCCTGCCTTACAGCCACCAGCATGAGTACTTCTTCCTGATCGGGCCGCCGCTGCTCATCCCTTTGTACTTCCACTACCAGACCATCATGACCGTGATCGTTTGCAGGGACTGGGTGGACTTGGCCTGGGCCATCAGCTACTATACCCGTTTCTTCATCACCTGCATCCCTTTCTGTGGTGTCCTGGGAGCCATCCTTTTCCTCAACTTCATCAGGTTCCTGGAGAGCCACTGGTTTGTGTGGGTCACACAGATGAATCGCATTGTCATGGAGATTGACCGAGAGCCCTACTGCGACTGGTTCAGCAGCCGGCTGGCAGCCACCTGCAACGTGGTGCAGTCCTTCTTCAGTGACTGGCTCAGTGGGCACCTCAACTTCCAGATCGAGCACCACCTTTTCCTTACCATGCCCTGGCACAACCTGCACAAGATCGCCCCGCTGGTGAGGTCCCTGTGTGCCAAGCATGGCATTGAGTACCAGGAGAAGCCGCTGCTCCGGGCCCTGCAAGATATCATTGGGTCCCTGAGGAAGTCTGGGCAGCTGTGGCTGGATGCCTACCTCCACAAATGA